A window of the Fusobacterium varium genome harbors these coding sequences:
- a CDS encoding transposase codes for MILAKKVRIYSTKEQEQKLWQSVGTARFIYNYTLTKQEENYKNGGKFISDGTIRKELTQLKKSELTWLNEVSNTVAKQAVKDACNAYKSFFKGLVNKPKFKSKKKSKPSFYNDPVKLKVKEKKVLIEKIGWIKTNEQIPRNVKYNNPRVTYDNKYWYISVGVEVDKKQEELTDISLGIDLGLKDLAICSDGKVFKNINKTKEVKNLEKRLKQKQRQISRKYEMNKIKKEGGGRCQFIKTKNIEKLENTTKLIHRKLANIRNNYLHQVTTNIVKTKPYRIVIKDLNVSGMLKNKHLSNSVRKQCFNKFRKYLTYKTELYGIELVITDRFYPSSKTCSECGFIKKDLKLKDRVYRCPHCGAVIDRDYNASLNLSMYKLA; via the coding sequence ATGATACTTGCGAAGAAAGTTAGAATTTATTCAACTAAAGAGCAAGAACAAAAATTGTGGCAATCTGTAGGAACTGCTAGGTTTATCTATAACTATACTCTTACAAAACAGGAAGAAAATTATAAAAATGGTGGTAAATTTATTAGCGATGGAACTATTAGAAAAGAATTAACTCAATTAAAGAAGTCAGAACTAACTTGGTTAAATGAAGTGTCAAATACTGTTGCTAAACAAGCTGTAAAAGATGCTTGTAATGCCTATAAAAGTTTTTTTAAAGGTTTAGTTAATAAGCCAAAATTTAAAAGTAAAAAGAAAAGTAAACCTAGTTTTTATAACGATCCTGTAAAATTAAAAGTTAAAGAGAAAAAAGTTTTGATTGAAAAAATAGGGTGGATAAAAACAAATGAACAAATACCAAGGAATGTTAAATATAATAATCCTAGAGTTACTTATGATAATAAATACTGGTATATATCCGTAGGAGTGGAAGTTGATAAAAAGCAGGAAGAATTAACAGATATTTCATTAGGTATAGATTTAGGATTAAAAGATTTAGCTATTTGTTCAGATGGAAAAGTTTTTAAAAATATTAATAAAACTAAAGAAGTTAAAAATTTGGAAAAAAGATTAAAACAGAAACAAAGACAAATTAGTAGAAAATATGAGATGAATAAAATTAAAAAAGAGGGAGGTGGACGTTGTCAATTTATAAAAACTAAAAATATAGAGAAATTAGAGAATACAACAAAACTAATACATAGGAAATTAGCTAATATTAGAAATAACTATCTTCATCAAGTTACAACAAATATAGTGAAAACCAAACCATACAGAATTGTAATAAAGGATTTGAATGTTTCTGGAATGCTGAAAAATAAACATCTGTCTAATTCAGTAAGAAAACAATGTTTTAATAAATTTAGAAAATATTTAACATACAAAACAGAGTTATATGGAATTGAATTAGTAATAACAGATAGATTTTATCCCTCATCAAAAACTTGTAGTGAATGTGGCTTTATAAAGAAAGATTTAAAATTAAAAGATAGAGTTTATAGATGTCCACATTGTGGAGCGGTGATTGATAGAGATTATAATGCTTCACTAAATTTATCTATGTATAAATTAGCATAA
- a CDS encoding ParA family protein, giving the protein MKKRIGIFYKKENPNVISSAVLNVDREMIEILGISIKENDIKFSFKDNKITIQKGSFENPIKSKDKNIIEKNIKLNFTKVYKDKDYLITRLNIPSAVIKAMNLTSEDNEVEVIEVDDKIVIERSKKEMGKVFSIKVNKGGIGKTFLTVQLGYGLAMQNKKVLLLTSDSQNNILDYTLSDDEVDKIDFKKDLRYCVMNDKVETVKLRTNLYFIPTKSSLFTDRFLEKLPEFIKKMQEEYDYILIDSIPTMKIDSTFVACSDKVIIPMFCDNPTLKGAINVIKETGVEKIHSIIVNKYRPTATQKGILKDIKEAIEGTDIVFPEPIKELSQVETLARKGKTIWESRAKILAAAQESLLDVILKL; this is encoded by the coding sequence ATGAAAAAGAGAATAGGTATTTTTTATAAAAAAGAAAATCCAAATGTTATAAGTAGTGCAGTGTTAAATGTAGATAGAGAAATGATAGAGATTTTAGGTATCTCAATAAAAGAAAATGATATAAAATTTTCTTTTAAAGATAATAAAATAACAATACAAAAAGGAAGTTTTGAAAATCCTATTAAATCAAAGGATAAAAATATTATAGAAAAAAATATAAAACTTAATTTTACAAAAGTGTATAAGGATAAAGATTATTTAATAACTAGATTAAATATTCCTTCAGCAGTTATAAAGGCAATGAACCTTACTTCAGAGGATAATGAAGTAGAAGTTATAGAGGTAGATGATAAAATTGTAATAGAAAGGAGTAAAAAAGAGATGGGGAAAGTTTTTAGTATCAAAGTAAACAAAGGTGGAATTGGTAAAACTTTTTTAACTGTTCAGCTAGGATACGGACTTGCTATGCAGAACAAAAAAGTGCTATTACTTACATCAGATTCGCAAAATAATATTTTAGATTATACTTTATCTGATGATGAAGTTGATAAGATAGATTTCAAAAAAGACCTTAGATATTGTGTAATGAATGATAAGGTTGAAACAGTAAAACTAAGAACTAATCTTTATTTTATTCCTACTAAGAGTTCTCTTTTTACCGATAGATTCTTGGAAAAATTGCCTGAATTTATAAAGAAAATGCAAGAGGAATATGATTATATTTTAATTGACAGTATTCCTACAATGAAAATAGATAGTACTTTCGTTGCTTGTTCAGACAAAGTTATTATTCCTATGTTCTGTGATAATCCAACACTTAAAGGGGCTATAAACGTTATAAAAGAAACAGGAGTAGAAAAGATACATTCTATCATAGTTAATAAATATAGACCAACAGCAACTCAAAAAGGAATCTTAAAAGATATTAAAGAAGCAATAGAGGGAACAGATATAGTATTCCCTGAGCCTATTAAAGAACTTTCACAAGTAGAAACTTTAGCCAGAAAGGGTAAAACTATTTGGGAAAGTAGAGCTAAAATCCTTGCAGCAGCTCAAGAATCTTTATTAGATGTTATTCTAAAATTATAA
- a CDS encoding adenylate cyclase — MYDYQKSKETVEKILKSSTKIEERSTIPLSDSEFTYENGIKAWVGALFIDIVDSSKLFKSLNENTARIIRSFCSEIISILKDDPNYREIGIRGDCVYAIYTSPNKNDEYELADKTFYINIYMRMLNELLKKRSLPQIKVGIGMSTAQELVVKAGRKDVGINNKVWIGKAFTKASNLSSIGNKNGNSPLVYSESSYNNFINLLVEKDKTKDPKSWFTYHSDDKNGGYYTANIVKIGFDTWISNGMED, encoded by the coding sequence ATGTATGACTATCAAAAATCAAAAGAAACAGTTGAAAAAATATTAAAATCTTCAACTAAAATTGAAGAAAGGAGTACTATTCCTTTATCTGATTCGGAGTTTACTTATGAAAATGGAATTAAAGCGTGGGTAGGAGCTTTATTTATTGATATTGTAGATTCTAGTAAATTATTTAAAAGTCTAAATGAGAATACAGCTCGTATTATAAGAAGTTTTTGTTCAGAGATAATTTCAATTCTTAAAGATGACCCTAATTATCGTGAAATTGGTATTCGTGGAGATTGCGTATATGCTATTTATACTTCTCCAAATAAAAATGATGAATATGAATTAGCAGATAAAACATTTTATATTAATATTTATATGAGAATGTTAAATGAATTATTAAAAAAGCGTTCATTACCACAAATAAAAGTTGGAATTGGTATGTCTACAGCTCAGGAACTAGTGGTTAAAGCAGGGCGTAAAGATGTTGGAATTAATAATAAAGTCTGGATAGGAAAAGCATTTACAAAGGCTTCTAATCTTTCATCAATTGGAAATAAAAATGGAAATTCTCCTTTAGTTTATTCAGAGTCTAGTTATAATAACTTTATAAATTTGCTGGTAGAAAAAGACAAAACTAAAGACCCTAAAAGTTGGTTTACATATCATTCAGATGATAAAAATGGAGGATATTATACGGCAAATATTGTAAAAATAGGTTTTGATACTTGGATTTCTAATGGAATGGAAGATTAA